In Longibacter salinarum, a single window of DNA contains:
- the gyrA gene encoding DNA gyrase subunit A: MVAEESRIIPINIEEEMKSSYIDYSMSVIVSRALPDVRDGLKPVHRRVLFGMSELNLTAGAAYKKSARIVGEVLGKYHPHGDSSVYDTLVRLAQDFSMRYPLVDGQGNFGSIDGDSAAAMRYTEARMTKIAEEMLADLDKETVDTRENFDGTLEEPTVLPAAFPNMLVNGADGIAVGMATKIPPHNLGEAIDATVAYIDDPEITIDGLMEHLPAPDFPTGGIIYGYSGVYEAYHTGRGRVVMRAKMHVEEVRKGREALVITEIPYQVNKSRELERIAERVRQDRIEGVSDLRDESDRNGMRIVVELKQDAVPDIVKNQIYKNSRLQDTFGVNMVALVDGRPKVLTLKDAIRHYVNHRHEIVVRRTEYDLRKAQERAHVLEGLTLALDNLDAVITIVRHSPDTDAARENLMLGRYPSQLTEDDLRELGVPLIPPVESDKSQTTVKDMLDDEYETLARRPQEGHWLTEDQARAILRLTLSRLTGLEREKIAGEYRDIIQEIQRYQSILGSKELRMQIIKDELLEVKDSFNDERRTEIDKTGGDIIIEDLIEREHVVVTVTHQGLVKRTSVDEYRSQGRGGVGMRGSGKRDDDYIEHLFVCHSHDVLLFFTDHGQCYWLRPFEIPEGSRTARGRSIRNYIQIDKEDSIRTVLNVTKDDFEDEDFLTSHYVLMATRQGQVKKTELEAFSRPRTDGIIGISIEDGDELLEAALTGGENTVVVASSGGRAVHFDEEDARPMGRNTRGVRGMRLEDGEELVGMISVPPEARDDVDVLAIAEKGYGKRTHLENYRVQGRGGKGLITMNCTDRTGQLVAIKGVYNGEDLMIITENGIMIRTSVDEISTMGRNTQGVRVINLKDGDSIADVTRVVIDDEATSGDGAAEEADVTAEGDDATSEAASEEPGANGQADDA; encoded by the coding sequence ATGGTAGCGGAAGAAAGCCGCATCATTCCGATTAATATTGAGGAGGAGATGAAGTCCTCCTACATCGACTACTCCATGTCGGTGATCGTCAGCCGCGCCCTACCGGATGTGCGGGACGGCCTCAAGCCGGTGCACCGTCGTGTGCTGTTCGGCATGAGCGAACTCAACCTGACGGCTGGAGCTGCCTACAAAAAGAGCGCTCGTATCGTCGGGGAGGTGCTGGGTAAGTACCACCCTCACGGCGACTCGTCGGTGTACGACACGCTCGTCCGCCTGGCGCAGGACTTTTCGATGCGCTACCCGCTCGTGGACGGGCAGGGCAACTTCGGCTCGATCGACGGCGACTCGGCTGCAGCGATGCGGTATACCGAGGCACGCATGACGAAGATCGCCGAAGAGATGCTGGCCGACCTGGACAAGGAAACGGTCGACACGCGCGAAAACTTCGACGGCACGCTCGAAGAGCCGACGGTTCTCCCAGCGGCTTTCCCGAACATGCTCGTCAACGGCGCGGACGGCATCGCGGTCGGAATGGCGACGAAGATTCCGCCGCACAACCTTGGGGAGGCCATCGATGCGACAGTAGCGTACATCGACGACCCGGAAATAACCATTGACGGCCTGATGGAGCATCTTCCCGCTCCGGACTTTCCGACGGGAGGCATCATCTACGGCTATTCCGGCGTCTACGAGGCCTACCACACGGGCCGCGGACGCGTCGTCATGCGTGCGAAGATGCACGTGGAGGAGGTCCGCAAGGGTCGCGAAGCTCTCGTGATCACGGAGATTCCGTACCAGGTCAACAAGTCGAGGGAGCTGGAGCGGATCGCCGAACGCGTCCGCCAGGACCGGATCGAAGGCGTGTCCGACCTCCGCGACGAGAGCGACCGCAACGGTATGCGCATCGTTGTGGAGCTGAAGCAGGACGCGGTGCCGGACATCGTCAAGAACCAGATCTACAAGAACTCGCGCCTGCAGGATACCTTCGGCGTCAACATGGTCGCCCTCGTGGACGGCCGCCCGAAGGTACTCACGCTCAAGGACGCGATTCGGCACTACGTCAATCACCGGCACGAGATCGTCGTTCGCCGGACGGAGTACGACCTGCGGAAAGCGCAGGAGCGTGCTCACGTGCTGGAGGGCCTTACGCTCGCGCTCGACAACCTCGACGCGGTGATCACCATCGTCCGCCATTCTCCGGATACGGACGCCGCTCGCGAAAACCTGATGCTGGGCCGGTATCCGTCGCAACTCACGGAGGATGACCTCCGCGAACTCGGCGTCCCGCTGATTCCGCCCGTCGAAAGCGACAAGTCGCAGACGACGGTCAAGGACATGCTGGACGATGAATACGAAACCCTTGCACGTCGTCCTCAAGAAGGACACTGGCTCACGGAAGATCAGGCGCGTGCGATCCTTCGCCTCACGCTGAGCCGCCTTACGGGCTTGGAGCGGGAGAAGATTGCCGGTGAGTACCGCGACATCATCCAGGAGATTCAGCGCTACCAGAGCATCCTCGGTAGCAAGGAGCTCCGGATGCAGATCATCAAAGATGAGTTGCTGGAAGTCAAAGATTCGTTCAACGATGAGCGCCGCACGGAGATCGACAAGACCGGTGGCGACATCATCATCGAGGACCTGATCGAGCGGGAGCACGTCGTCGTGACGGTCACCCACCAGGGCCTCGTGAAACGGACCAGCGTGGACGAATATCGCTCTCAGGGCCGCGGCGGGGTCGGCATGCGCGGCTCGGGCAAGCGTGACGACGACTACATCGAACACCTGTTCGTTTGCCACTCGCACGACGTATTGCTCTTCTTCACCGACCACGGCCAGTGCTACTGGCTGCGACCGTTCGAAATTCCGGAAGGAAGCCGTACAGCGCGGGGTCGCTCGATCCGGAACTACATCCAGATCGACAAGGAGGACAGCATCCGTACGGTGCTCAACGTCACCAAAGATGACTTTGAGGATGAGGATTTCCTCACGTCCCACTATGTCCTGATGGCCACGCGACAGGGACAAGTGAAGAAAACGGAGCTCGAAGCATTCAGTCGTCCGCGTACCGACGGCATCATTGGAATCTCCATCGAGGACGGCGACGAATTGCTGGAAGCCGCACTCACCGGTGGAGAGAACACGGTCGTCGTTGCATCATCTGGGGGCCGCGCCGTTCACTTCGACGAGGAAGACGCCCGCCCGATGGGTCGAAATACGCGTGGCGTCCGCGGCATGCGTCTGGAGGACGGCGAGGAGCTGGTCGGCATGATCAGCGTTCCGCCGGAAGCCCGCGACGATGTCGATGTCCTCGCTATTGCCGAGAAAGGATATGGCAAGCGCACGCACCTGGAAAATTACCGCGTCCAGGGCCGTGGCGGGAAAGGCCTGATTACAATGAACTGCACGGACCGCACCGGACAGCTCGTTGCGATCAAAGGCGTATACAACGGCGAGGATCTCATGATCATCACCGAAAATGGGATCATGATCCGTACGTCGGTCGACGAGATCTCGACGATGGGACGCAACACTCAGGGTGTCCGCGTGATCAACCTCAAGGATGGCGACTCCATCGCTGATGTCACCCGCGTCGTGATCGACGACGAGGCAACGTCAGGCGACGGCGCTGCTGAAGAAGCGGACGTGACCGCCGAGGGCGACGACGCAACAAGCGAAGCTGCATCGGAGGAGCCAGGCGCCAATGGCCAGGCAGATGACGCCTGA
- a CDS encoding TonB-dependent receptor: MEVAFPTFFRRANASSGKQVDVRGRTDWSLCSITLLLALTLIHFFLPAPGAVGQTSSDEIVTGVVVDAQTGAPLSLANVLIVGENRGATTGDNGRFTLRDVSTGAQTLLVSYVGFETARKEINVQRGERLDVRVELRPVEMEVEGVMVTGRRVEERALGTETITPDDVQNLPTVLEPDLFRTLQLLPGVKSASDFSTGLYIRGGSPDQTLIRLDEATIYNPTHVFGFFSTFNPDAVGDVVLYKGGYPAQYGGRLGAVVDIANRRGEKSATRGGASLGLLASRAYGTGPYEIGGRSGTWMAAARRSTIEPLLSGLQAAEVQDIPEGFYFWDINVATRVNLTERDQLFVSLYAGRDQLDFPFLRDVVFDIGYGNRAGTVSWRRVIGQNLTTRLSVTGSHYFADPRADIANTQFVRDNDVFDFATDARATLSAGDHTVEAGFRAGRFVSRLRNYFNGDRNYSPSFRTPYGSLYLQDTYRPTSDWTLTGGMRASYFGQGKNVRFAPRLSLEHRLSDWLWLQAGYGRYYQYLTAASTELFSAFDFWLTTDDQVPPAYGDQFVAGVKTEPKDNLRVDLELYYRTLRDLFEFDRLYTDYTGLDYPEVFRFGNGYAAGAELMIRRDAGTVNGFISYALSRTRREFDRFEGGRAFSPKYDRLHDLTTVLRYDVSENWRATAVFTYATGQAYTEPSGYYKLVDDPTLSRPRDVFQAEYNASRLPAYHRLDLGVRRKGDFFGVGTYEARMQVVNVYGRRNIWFVIFEPTQGNTIERNIVPQIPVPLPNLSLTVSF; the protein is encoded by the coding sequence ATGGAAGTCGCCTTCCCAACATTTTTCCGTCGTGCAAACGCGTCTTCCGGCAAGCAGGTGGATGTTCGTGGTCGCACCGACTGGTCGCTATGTTCGATAACCCTTCTACTGGCGCTTACGCTGATCCATTTCTTTCTCCCAGCGCCGGGGGCTGTTGGACAAACATCATCGGACGAGATCGTCACAGGCGTCGTCGTTGATGCTCAGACGGGAGCACCGCTTTCGCTGGCAAACGTGCTCATTGTAGGCGAAAATAGAGGGGCGACGACCGGCGACAACGGGCGATTTACTCTTCGAGATGTCTCTACGGGAGCGCAGACGCTGCTCGTATCCTACGTCGGGTTTGAGACTGCGAGAAAAGAGATCAACGTGCAGAGGGGAGAGCGGCTCGACGTACGCGTCGAACTTCGCCCGGTGGAGATGGAAGTGGAAGGTGTGATGGTTACCGGGCGTCGTGTAGAAGAACGTGCGCTGGGAACGGAGACGATCACGCCGGACGACGTGCAAAATCTACCCACGGTGCTGGAGCCCGATCTCTTCCGAACGCTTCAGTTGCTGCCCGGCGTCAAGTCCGCCTCGGATTTCTCGACCGGATTGTACATTCGGGGAGGTTCTCCCGATCAGACGCTCATCCGGCTCGACGAGGCGACGATTTACAATCCTACGCACGTCTTTGGATTTTTCTCGACGTTCAACCCGGACGCTGTTGGGGATGTTGTGTTGTACAAAGGCGGCTACCCGGCGCAGTATGGAGGGCGACTCGGGGCCGTCGTTGACATCGCGAATCGGCGAGGCGAGAAGAGTGCAACGCGCGGTGGAGCGAGCCTGGGACTGTTGGCGTCGCGAGCATATGGCACCGGCCCGTACGAAATCGGCGGTCGGTCCGGAACGTGGATGGCGGCTGCCCGGCGATCCACGATCGAACCGCTGCTCTCAGGCCTGCAGGCAGCTGAGGTACAAGACATCCCGGAAGGATTCTACTTCTGGGACATCAATGTTGCGACCCGTGTGAATCTTACGGAGCGCGACCAGCTGTTCGTTTCCCTCTACGCCGGACGGGACCAGCTCGATTTTCCGTTTTTACGTGACGTCGTGTTCGATATCGGATACGGGAATCGTGCTGGAACGGTATCGTGGCGGCGTGTGATCGGTCAGAATCTGACGACGCGCCTTTCCGTTACGGGATCACACTACTTCGCCGATCCTCGGGCAGATATCGCAAATACCCAGTTCGTCCGGGACAACGATGTGTTCGATTTCGCCACGGACGCCCGAGCTACGCTCTCGGCCGGCGACCACACGGTGGAGGCAGGATTCCGGGCCGGCCGTTTCGTCTCGCGGCTGCGAAACTATTTCAACGGTGATAGAAACTACAGCCCGAGCTTTCGCACCCCATACGGCAGTTTGTATCTGCAGGACACGTACCGCCCTACGAGCGACTGGACGCTCACAGGTGGGATGCGAGCGAGCTATTTTGGGCAGGGGAAAAACGTTCGGTTTGCGCCCAGACTCTCGCTCGAGCATCGACTCTCCGACTGGCTTTGGCTTCAGGCGGGATACGGGCGCTATTACCAGTACCTGACGGCCGCCTCGACGGAGCTCTTCTCAGCCTTCGACTTCTGGCTCACCACGGATGATCAGGTCCCGCCCGCGTACGGTGACCAGTTCGTAGCTGGAGTAAAGACGGAGCCGAAGGACAATCTTCGGGTTGACCTCGAACTGTACTATCGCACGCTCCGCGACCTCTTCGAATTCGACCGACTGTACACCGATTACACCGGGCTCGACTATCCCGAGGTTTTCCGTTTCGGAAACGGATACGCCGCCGGTGCAGAGCTCATGATTCGCCGGGACGCCGGGACGGTCAACGGCTTTATCAGTTACGCGCTCAGCCGCACACGACGTGAGTTTGACCGCTTTGAGGGAGGACGGGCGTTTTCGCCAAAATACGATCGCCTGCACGACTTGACGACCGTACTGCGGTACGATGTATCCGAAAACTGGCGTGCAACGGCGGTTTTTACCTACGCGACCGGGCAGGCCTACACCGAACCGAGCGGGTACTACAAGCTCGTCGACGATCCGACGCTGAGTCGTCCCCGTGATGTTTTTCAGGCCGAGTACAATGCCTCTCGACTTCCGGCATATCATCGTCTCGATCTCGGCGTTCGTCGAAAAGGTGACTTCTTCGGAGTCGGCACATATGAGGCACGGATGCAGGTTGTCAACGTCTATGGGCGTCGAAATATCTGGTTTGTGATTTTCGAACCGACGCAGGGAAATACGATCGAGCGCAACATCGTCCCACAGATCCCGGTGCCCCTTCCGAACCTTTCGCTTACCGTCTCTTTTTGA
- a CDS encoding PAS domain-containing hybrid sensor histidine kinase/response regulator, whose product MDASAPSSDARPPGAANGNDSDEPVDDDETSSEASNRNSSAVESDNPAALRAEIDSLKQEVQSLREAAKRYRSLVDLTTDAAYDLELTHGDSDSPTFKLTWASSSFSRMIGISQGRLLADGDWLDHVHPADRMLVRRHREHLASGSRMVTEYRIQSRSDHVRWVCDYGQPIHGPGGVRRVHGALREITFERRYDQAMRANRMKYKHIFNQSPLGILHFDANGCITQCNNNFVRIIGSSREQLIGLNMLEDLHDSKMIRAVKDALEHGSGAYEGDYESVTADKVTPVRCLFNSIRSEAGEVMGGVGIVEDITERRRYEQQLIEARDEAETMNQLKSAFLANMSHEIRTPLTAIIGFADILTDELPSTQRRIPQLIEQSGKRLLDTLNSVLDLSMLESGEMELNLQMIDVPQHVEDHVDLMQPLADNKNLTLRIERLPESRYAMLDEGALDRILSNLIGNAIKFTDSGEITVVVRDAPFPNPTPFSDDEDEQEVQPSPNGGIEIRVKDTGVGISEEFLPQLFDVFKQESAGMKRTHEGSGLGLAITKHLVDHLSGQISVRSSKNKGSTFVVTFPTVRGANGAEPSPHSRLARHQQGHRILVAEDNPETQALIDRILSTYHDVTIVNAADDALQAAQENRSFGKAAYDVIILDINLEGGGSGLDLLPQLRALPNYAQTPIIALTAFALSGDRERFIEAGFDAYLGKPFTSDQLLDMVDQVLASDR is encoded by the coding sequence ATGGATGCCAGCGCCCCCAGCTCGGACGCCCGTCCTCCCGGCGCGGCCAACGGGAACGACTCTGATGAGCCCGTCGATGACGACGAAACGTCTTCTGAGGCGAGCAATCGCAATTCGTCCGCCGTCGAGTCGGACAATCCTGCGGCTCTGCGGGCTGAAATCGACTCGCTTAAACAAGAGGTCCAGAGTCTCCGCGAGGCCGCGAAGCGATATCGGTCGTTGGTCGATCTGACCACAGATGCCGCGTATGATCTTGAGTTGACGCATGGGGATTCCGACTCACCGACGTTCAAGCTGACGTGGGCCTCCTCCTCGTTCTCCCGAATGATTGGAATCTCCCAAGGACGTCTGCTCGCGGATGGTGACTGGCTCGATCACGTTCATCCGGCCGACCGCATGCTCGTCCGCCGCCACCGAGAGCACCTCGCCAGCGGCTCGCGAATGGTGACCGAATACAGAATCCAGTCGCGGTCCGACCATGTCCGGTGGGTATGCGACTACGGACAACCGATTCACGGTCCGGGTGGGGTGCGTCGCGTTCACGGCGCCCTCCGTGAGATTACGTTTGAGCGCCGCTATGACCAGGCCATGCGGGCCAACCGGATGAAGTACAAGCATATCTTCAACCAGTCCCCGCTCGGCATTTTACACTTCGATGCGAACGGATGCATCACGCAGTGCAACAACAACTTTGTTCGGATCATTGGCTCTTCGCGTGAGCAGTTGATCGGGCTGAACATGCTCGAAGATCTCCACGACTCGAAGATGATCCGAGCGGTCAAAGACGCTCTTGAGCACGGAAGCGGGGCCTACGAGGGGGATTACGAATCCGTCACGGCGGACAAGGTGACGCCCGTCCGCTGCCTGTTCAACAGTATCCGATCGGAGGCCGGTGAGGTGATGGGCGGTGTCGGCATCGTGGAGGATATCACCGAACGCCGTCGGTACGAGCAGCAGCTCATCGAGGCTCGCGACGAGGCAGAAACGATGAACCAGTTGAAGTCTGCCTTTCTCGCCAACATGAGCCACGAAATCCGCACACCCCTAACCGCGATTATCGGATTCGCAGACATTCTCACCGACGAACTCCCGAGCACGCAGCGTCGGATTCCGCAGCTCATCGAGCAGAGCGGAAAACGACTCCTGGATACGCTCAATTCTGTGCTGGATCTCTCCATGCTGGAATCGGGCGAAATGGAGCTCAACCTCCAGATGATCGACGTTCCGCAGCATGTGGAGGATCACGTCGACCTCATGCAGCCCCTGGCCGACAATAAAAACCTGACGCTGCGTATCGAGCGGCTCCCGGAATCGCGGTATGCCATGCTCGATGAGGGCGCCCTGGACCGCATTCTTTCGAACCTCATCGGCAACGCGATCAAGTTTACCGATAGCGGCGAGATTACCGTCGTCGTTCGAGACGCCCCCTTCCCCAACCCAACGCCGTTTTCAGACGACGAGGATGAGCAGGAGGTCCAACCGTCGCCCAATGGCGGCATCGAGATTCGCGTCAAGGACACCGGCGTCGGAATCAGCGAGGAGTTCCTACCGCAGCTGTTCGATGTGTTCAAACAGGAAAGCGCGGGGATGAAGCGGACGCATGAAGGGAGCGGCCTCGGGCTCGCCATCACCAAACACCTCGTGGATCATCTCTCGGGACAAATCAGCGTTCGGAGCAGCAAAAATAAAGGCAGTACGTTCGTCGTCACCTTTCCGACGGTACGAGGCGCGAATGGTGCCGAACCGTCGCCCCACTCCAGACTCGCACGACATCAGCAGGGGCACCGCATCCTGGTCGCGGAAGACAACCCCGAGACGCAGGCGCTCATCGACCGAATTCTCTCTACCTACCACGACGTTACGATCGTCAATGCAGCCGACGACGCGCTGCAGGCCGCACAGGAGAATCGCTCCTTCGGCAAAGCCGCCTACGATGTCATCATCCTCGACATCAACCTGGAAGGGGGCGGCAGCGGACTGGACCTGCTGCCACAGTTGCGTGCCCTGCCAAATTATGCGCAAACCCCAATCATCGCGCTGACAGCGTTTGCTCTCTCGGGCGACCGGGAGCGCTTCATCGAGGCCGGCTTCGATGCCTACCTCGGCAAGCCATTCACGTCGGATCAACTTCTCGACATGGTCGATCAGGTCCTCGCCTCCGATCGGTAG
- a CDS encoding class I SAM-dependent methyltransferase produces the protein MRRIERGQAQLFISLLCLLLAWSGCRVSTDNEQWRQPDSLSAQSNGVYTRTAPSRDGIGKVYMGREISQVMGHRGADWLERGDRESEEQPGLVVDSLDLDQDDVVADIGAGTGYFTFRIAPRVPEGRVFAVDIQPEMLDVMRARIKRDAISNVTLVRGTERNPKLPADSIDVVLMVDAYHEFAYPWEMMQSLRKSLVPGGRVVLVEYRQEDPSVPIKQLHTMTEAQVKREMEAVGFEWEKTLDMLPQQHFIVVKNPTRKHTP, from the coding sequence ATGCGCCGAATCGAACGCGGACAAGCGCAACTTTTCATCTCGCTGCTGTGCTTGCTTCTCGCCTGGTCAGGGTGCCGCGTCTCCACCGATAATGAGCAGTGGCGGCAACCAGATTCGCTGTCGGCACAATCCAATGGCGTGTACACGCGCACCGCGCCGAGCCGGGATGGGATCGGAAAGGTGTACATGGGACGGGAGATTTCTCAGGTGATGGGACATCGCGGTGCAGATTGGCTGGAACGAGGGGATCGTGAATCGGAGGAACAACCGGGGCTTGTGGTCGACAGTCTCGATTTGGACCAGGACGACGTTGTTGCCGACATCGGAGCGGGAACTGGCTATTTTACTTTTCGCATCGCTCCTCGTGTGCCGGAAGGGCGCGTGTTCGCTGTCGACATTCAGCCGGAGATGCTGGATGTCATGCGTGCACGGATCAAGAGAGATGCCATCTCCAACGTCACGCTCGTTCGTGGCACCGAACGCAATCCAAAGCTACCGGCCGATTCCATCGACGTCGTGCTCATGGTCGACGCATACCACGAATTCGCGTACCCATGGGAAATGATGCAGAGCCTTCGCAAGAGCCTCGTCCCGGGCGGACGAGTTGTTCTGGTGGAGTACCGACAGGAAGATCCCTCGGTACCGATCAAGCAGCTACACACGATGACCGAGGCGCAGGTGAAGCGGGAGATGGAAGCCGTCGGCTTCGAATGGGAGAAAACGCTCGACATGCTGCCGCAACAGCATTTTATCGTCGTGAAAAACCCGACGCGCAAACACACGCCGTAG
- a CDS encoding glycerophosphodiester phosphodiesterase family protein gives MLSPTQRSPLYTPQDHGASRAADTSALVPDGLDLQGHRGARGLAPENTIPAFKKALDLGVTTLELDVVISGDGQVVVSHEPWMSNVICTQPIGTPVQEGTEREHNIYEMTYDEVKSYDCGTRMHPRFPEQVRQPAQKPLLGDVIEMAEAYAANHSRGPVFYNIETKIRPKWEGTFTPGPEEFTDAVLSVIDENGVSRRATLQSFDPRTLIVAHARQYPGRLALLVAASADNGVSGNLEMLPFTPDIYSPDHELVTDALLTEAHGRGMEVIPWTVNDPSRMTALVELGVDGLITDYPDRAVAVLPSWAR, from the coding sequence ATGCTTTCTCCGACCCAACGATCGCCACTGTACACCCCGCAGGATCACGGTGCGTCTCGCGCGGCCGACACCTCGGCGCTCGTTCCAGACGGATTGGACTTGCAGGGGCATCGCGGAGCACGGGGACTCGCGCCGGAAAACACGATACCTGCGTTCAAAAAGGCTCTCGACCTCGGCGTCACCACGCTGGAGCTGGATGTCGTGATCAGTGGAGACGGCCAGGTCGTCGTCTCGCACGAACCGTGGATGTCCAATGTCATCTGCACGCAGCCGATCGGCACGCCGGTGCAAGAAGGGACGGAGCGTGAGCATAACATCTACGAAATGACGTACGACGAGGTGAAATCGTACGACTGTGGCACGCGCATGCATCCGCGCTTTCCGGAGCAGGTGCGGCAGCCCGCGCAGAAGCCGTTGCTCGGGGACGTCATCGAGATGGCAGAGGCGTACGCTGCCAATCACAGCCGCGGACCCGTCTTTTACAACATCGAGACGAAAATCCGTCCGAAGTGGGAGGGGACATTCACACCGGGACCGGAGGAGTTTACGGATGCGGTCCTCAGTGTCATCGACGAAAATGGTGTGTCCAGGCGAGCGACCCTGCAGTCGTTTGATCCACGAACGCTCATCGTCGCTCATGCGCGGCAGTATCCGGGTCGCCTCGCCTTACTGGTGGCAGCGTCCGCAGACAATGGCGTATCCGGAAACCTGGAGATGCTGCCGTTTACGCCCGACATCTACAGTCCGGACCATGAGCTCGTGACCGATGCGTTGCTGACGGAGGCGCATGGCCGCGGGATGGAGGTGATTCCGTGGACCGTAAACGATCCGTCGAGAATGACGGCGCTCGTCGAGCTGGGGGTCGACGGTCTAATCACGGACTATCCCGACCGGGCCGTCGCGGTGCTGCCCTCGTGGGCACGATAG